The Montipora foliosa isolate CH-2021 chromosome 1, ASM3666993v2, whole genome shotgun sequence DNA segment cgggggaagggggggggggggggcagaaatgaagataataattattgccgAAGACAGTTAAAAATTCGGACAAAGCAAGCACAAATTAAACGACTAGAACACCTTTAAAGAGGATGGCCAATGGAATGAAGGGCCATAGGAAGAAGAATGAATAAAGCAACAAAACATGGATGCATTTTCAAGTAGCATTTATTAGTATCCTGACACttgtgacatttttttcaatcacTCTTGTCTACGGTTTTAGGTCATTAATAACTGATAACTGGGTCACTTGGTGCATACAGCACATGTCAGCTCTCGACCAGCAACGTAAGGACTGCAGGGTAAAGAACCACATTGTCCTTGCACAGGATACAACAAAGCACCATCTTTGTTTGCACTGCTTCCAACAACGGACTCTGGGTCCCCATCAACACAGATGAAGTCCTTGGGGCCTTTGTGGTTGTAGTATTCTGTCATCAGGTACCCATGATATTCTTCAGTCCAGCCAGATGGGCAGACATTCCTTGCAGGGATCATCAGCTTTGAGGAGCGCGACTTTCCGAAGCACACAGCGCAGACTGCATCATTGTTGTGAAGGCTTTTCTTAAAGGGATCACCATTGTACTGGTTAACTTCATACTCTGTGCCATAAACATATCCAGAGTTCTGCGTCCCATCTTTGTATTTGTCATACTTTGGATTGTTTGGAAGACAAAGGTAGTTTCCTCCTCCACCAGAATGGGAGAAGTATTCACCTCCAATTATTCCTTATACAAatgtttaaaatagaaaataaacaaaaaacgaatGTCAAAAATCGTTTTAAGCTTATGGGCATATTGCTATCTTATTTGAACGCATTGTTCCTTGGCACATGAAAAAAactttaattattataatgtgAAAAGGTGAAGTAATACATTGAGTACTTGTACACctaaaaaaaagtggaaagttGTGGCCTACTGTTGGTTCAAAACAAACAGCTCTTAAAGTAGTCGAAGTCGCTAAACTGACAGTGAGGTTCCGAATAATACTTGGCATTTCGCAAAAATTGGCTGTATTGAGAGAGAGTCATGTGGGAGTGAAAGGATAGGAAAGGTGGATTTGACTGAGTATATTTGATTGCAAATCTTCCTTTCTCTTCCTTCAGTTTTCTAAAAAAATATCAGTTTTAATTCCTGTCTTGTCCAGCTTATTTTATGGCCCTCAAATCCACTTGAgatcttttttttccttgtacctttgtaaacaaaatcAGCGCCGCTTGGACATGTGGTTCTTCCCCAGCGCACGTATGTCACCCCAGATTTTCCTGGTGGCCCTGTTGATCCGTTATCTCCTTTCAAACCTGATAGAAATGTTGAATTTCAATTAAATGTTAACTTTCTTACCAACAGCAAGTTTTTCTTCAAGCGTCATCCATATATACCCCTTTTATTGGATATTGTGAGAAATAGCATTGAATTAGCCCCCTGACTTAACCGCTATCATGCGAACACTGGTTAagagttcctttcctttgtttatTCAAAAAATCAGGCTAGTTTTGAAGGCTCACCTGCAAGCTCTTTGCCAGGCAAggaggacggcgcctactaattcaaagtatttttgccccggtttatgattatgcaggaaatgtagatcttaacaagtgccattgaaatccataaagaaaattgggggtaaccacgcatttttccaagataattcatgaacaatgtttgtaaaaaactttaaaatacaaggcagtgtatggcgttctttctaaaGTTGacgcttaattatctctaaaaaatgcacggttcccccaaattttgttttttgtacaccaagagtacttgctaagatctactttctccggatagtttaaaccgtgcaaaaatatccctttattagtgagcatcaccgataggaaacccgagtatctcgagacgGGCAGAACGTacgtgcaataacaatagtaggcaccatccttaaaggGGCATTTTGTATTATGTGTACTCGTTGGGGATTTTGCGAATTCTATTACAATACCTTGTGGTCCTGCTTTTCCTGGTGGTCCAGGGGGGCCTATTCGTCCCACACCGTTGTATCGACCATCCCGCACTGAAGTGAACCAAATGAGAAAAAGCCCAGAAATTGTTATGAGGAAGCCAACTAGTAGCAACTGTCTTCACAGAATTTATATGAGAATTTAACCAAAACTAACATTTCAGTGTGCTTAAACAAACGCTGGGGCCATCTGTTGAAGAATTTTTCGTAACTGTGtctaatatttttgttaatttaagtgggttttgaaaaagaaaagaatgaatGAATTTAAAACAACTTTACATTAACCTTTTAAAACCAAACAAAGAGCAGAATGCTTACTTTTTACCGAATTTTCAAGACGACTTATTGTTTCTTCACATCACACCCTGTTCCTCATATTATACTACAGGTTGAGAAATTTCTGAAATGTGTTTGGCTAAGACCAGTATTATTTCCCCCAAATTTGAAATACTTGTAAAAATTACAGCTTCTCAGCCTGTAGACTGTAAACAAAAATAGCATGAATTCTGCGGGGTATTTGAGATAAACACCACTCGTGGAAGTTCAAGATTCCCAAAATATCAGTCACTGCTTGGCGGCTCATGATATTTTTGATgaattttgaaatatcgctagTGGTATTTATCCCAAATACCCCTAGAAAGCATGCTATTTCCTATACTGCAATACATGCTATAGTACACTTCATTATATCTTAGACGATATGCAcactttgattggctaattaagGCGCCCGTAATTTTATGCTGTATGAGACCCTCCCTTAGGAAGTTGTATATTACATGTTGTATTGTGTTATGTTATTATACTGTTATGTTATATTAATATACAATACTCTTTATGTACAATGTATATAAGCGTTCCACCTCGGACATCAAACTTATCCTTTGAGTCATTTCTTTGTTGAGCCTTTGTGTTTAGGAAATTTCAAAGCCGTAGTTTGACTTAATCATTATAGTTAGCGgaaaactatatatattatattaaaaAGGACTATACTCTGTATGTTATATTTAGTGCTCGTATTCTTTAtcataattttgtttaaaatggtTTAAATTGTGTGGTATAATGTTATGTTTATTtgatgttatgttatgttaaatTAACGTCTTTACGTGTAAGTATTTTTCTTTTGACTTTTTATGGTTTTACTGTCATGCAGACATAATAATTATACAGACCAAGCAGGTAGGACAGTAGAGAGGAGTCACTTGATCGTGGTGCATTCAATAGGGCGTCCAGTCTGCGGGAAAACCACAAACAACAAATCATGTAtaaatgttatttctgacgGTTGAATGATTGGGAATGAATCAGTCAGAAAGTAATATTCTGACGGAACAATAGAGAGGCTCCTTGGgtattcattttttaaaatgatcttCAAGCCGAAGTTTATATCGTATATGCAGTTTAGTTGTTCCCTTTTCTCAGGGTCTGGtactgctgcattagatgagaaGTACGTTTCCctgacatattttttggccacttctTAAgggtggtttttcgtatcttgCGTAGCACTCCTTCTCATAAGATTTTAAACCTTCACGTGTTATTTGAATGGTCCTATGCTGTAGTCAGGATTTGTTTGCATTGAAGACTGGCTgacgcatcctcaataaactttcacattAAAGCTTCTGCTAGAGTAGTCAGAATTTACATATTTTAATAAAGCATTgtctgctttttttttggggggggggggaggggggatgggCTTGTTGATTCCCTCATGCAGTTGGCAGCATCCATCGCACTAAATCAACTCAAAAATCAAAGGAGCGTTATCCAAAACTGTATGATTGAAAAATCATGTACAGTAGATTGTGAACTTGAATTTCAGAAAAACATCCAAATCCTTGAAAAATAGTTTGATTATTAAGCCAGAACGTTAAAAAAATCTGTGTCGGAAGTTAAACTAACTAAACTTGAACGTACCGTTTAATAAATCTGGTTTCCATTTCTTGAAATTTCTTCTCCATCAGTGTCTTGCTTTTGTTGTGCCTGTGCAGAAAACATTACAGCATCAACTTGGATCAAATGGTAAGCTACTTCTATTTTCAAACGAATTTTCAAGGCTAAAATTCTATAACCCATAGTGATAAAAATACCGCGCTGCTGCTGAATTTTGTGTGGTAAAGATTTCTGTAATTTGTGTGTTGATAAGAATGGTTCACCACGAAGTACAACAAAGTGTCGCATGTCCTTTCCAGGATACTAACACTCACATTACTGAGGCATCGCTTGAAAATTTACCTTTCCTCCAATGCTCGAAGACGCTCCTGAAGAACTCGATAATTGCTGGCTGATCTTCGTTCTCTTTGCTCTGAGGGCATGAGGTTTTCACTAGCTTCGCCAACATCATCGTAGGATTCGGTGTTGCCAATATCCTCTCGAGGCTGTGGTCTTTCTGGACTTTCATTACTCACCATAGCGTTTGCCAACGTACAGCAACATATCATCAGTAGTGTAATAAAACGAAGATGATTGCCTGTAAGGAGGTGTCTAGGAGTTTCTGCTCGCTGGGTCAAATTTTTCCCACGCATGTTAGCGAAAATCGAAGAATCAAAGAAACAAGGccttttccttccaaaaagaaattgtggCAACATCTGGATATTCAAAGGTATTAACTAATCAAGCTAAATCATTTGCAAGAGAATTTTCGTGTTTTAATGATTATGTGACGTTGCACGACTTCAACAAAACACTGCGGACAAACAACTCTCTTCAGTGGTAAAAATACCTTGGCTTTACTTTGAGAAAGAGGACTTGGCACTTTTGCCAGTCGCGAATCGAATGAAAGCCCTGTTCACGAATCTGCTTAATTTGCTCAATGGACAAAAAATTCTCGACATGGGAAAATAATTGCCTCAACGGAATACTGACGTGTAATAGCGAAAcgtgaaaaattaatttatttgattgattaaccacaatcacgacagatatgtcattcaccggccttggtcggtccgtattgggaaaaactgtacccgaggtctcgagtacggcccaaggcagtttatattttttcctaaAAAGATATGCTGGCTGGGAATCATTGCTTAAGGCTGGCCTGCGATGCTTATTATCAAAAGAGAAATATCACTGAGGCCATACCGCATTGATCGGTTGATTTTGTTCACAATAATTTGTAAAGCAACACTgtttacttttaaaaacatttcaatgcagGCATTTTAAGTCACCTGGCGCCGCCATCACACAAGCTCACCCAAACTAGGATTCCGCCCGGGGTTGGCGGCCAAGATAGAGAAATTTCGCccgctcccagagccaatcagattgcaggattcgcagaattcTGCCCGCtcgcgcattgagaaaaaataataaaagacaaATATTTCGAAAGGGGTGATTTGATAAAGACAACAGAGAATTACGGACATAGTTAACTAGCAAATTAAGCAAGAAAACGTACCGTGGCCAACAGTAAGTCGACAAGCACGAAGTTCATAATATATCAGTCTTTTCTTGGTTGTATGGTTCATTGCTTCCCCCTCTATCGTATCCCTCCAAACCAGGATTGCAGTCGCCTATCTGCCGTGGTCTGCTCCTATAGATGTTGTTTCGGTCACTGAATCGCAATCAGACAAGCATGAATACCggtattacttttttttacattggTGCCTCTCCATTAACTACGGCTTATCATAAAAACTTTCTCCAAACAAGAAATCAGTGTTTACCATTCTTACACAGAAGTCGGCGAGTCGAGTGTTCATGTTGTAGTTTGGCAGCCAGTCAAACGAGTTTGTCACGGATTTGTTTGACGCGTTCAAGGCGggaattattatttaatattgaaatgaatattaaaatattaacTTTGGTCCATGATTTGTTTCCGCATTTCTATGGCCAGGAGGTTTTCAGTCATTTTGAATTTATCCTCAAGTTTTACCCTTACTTGATGAATAATCTATACATTGTTCGAGGTTGTACTATTTTTCAGTGCGGCACGAATGCCCTTAAAACTGCCCGTAAAACAATGCAGCTTATTTTCCCAACCGCGGACATATAATCTTCTAGTGCGGGAGATCAAATAAAGCACTATACACACTGGCAAGCGCAACATTGGATCAGCTGAGGAGTCCACAAACAAATCCAGGCTTGTGATCAGAGCAGTCATATTCTGTTATTAGAATTCCACAATTCATGGTTGGTTGAAAACATATGAGTAATCATTTGGACTCCAGTGTGAAGCGTCGAAAATCCTTTGTCCTCTGTGTTGATTTAGGGTAATGTCGGGGTAGAATATTGTGACATGAGTCAAGTCATGGCTCTCTTAGTTTGTTGGAATGCCCCTGAAAAAGCCGCTGCAAGAAGATAGAAAGACACTAGACCAGAcccaaaaaagctttcttacaGCTCAAACATGtacgttaaaagaaaaaaaacccagaCCAATCATTGTAAATATCATTTGCATCCCTAGACGTCATACAAATATTAGGAACGAAGCGACGAATTCCGTATTTTTCTGGGATGTGATCGTGGTCATAACGAGCTACAAATGAACAAAATCGTCCCAAAAAGGTAGCTTGTAAACAGGCTTCTCTTTGGATTGTTCCAAATGTTTGCTTCGAACTTTGTTTTAACTTCATGACAAAAGGGAGGGGAAAATGATGTATAGCCAACAAGGAGGAAGCGACATGCCGCATTATTTAGGGGGCAAGATTTGCACGAGACGAGTTGAAATCCCGCTCCAACCACCATGAAGATTTTGTCTTCGGTGGTGAGTATTTCAAGTCGAGTTTAATCGCTTTCTTTAGGCTTCAATAAAAAGACCAGAAATTAAAATGGGAGTATGTGCCCTTAGTGAGAAGAGCAAGAAGACTAGGTATATTTCCAACGTTAACCCGTTGCCAAATGTAAATTAAACGGAACAAGAACTGATCGAATGCTGGGCAAGACCCTTTAGATCAGAGCATGAACCAGCTGCATCTTGACAAATTCACGATGGTAACGAGAGAAGTACAAAGTAAATATCAAAAGCCGAACGAATAATCTTTAAAAGCCACTGAACATCATCCTTTTTTGTGCGGTTCATTATCAGAGGAGTCTTCGGCAGAAGCATctttctcgtcctcaaagtacttctgacaaaaaacaaaaagataaaTATACGTAAATTAACATCATGCAAGACTAGGATTATCAATTTAAATGTGTTAATTTTAATGGCTGCTGTCACATCTACGACGTAACTAAAGTTTAACTTAAGTAGGCCCGTTTCAAAGgatgacccgaaaacactgacccccggtccatggactacccaaaaggactaccccaaaaatactatttcaagtgagtactattggtcgtaagcagcgtcacaattagtgctaagcctaaacatccattataaacagcgttggtcaacagtatttaagtctaattAAAAAGCcccccattttaaaaaggtgacGCAGCTTTCaataaaggccgggacacactaggcgataagtcgctgcgacacgtcgcggggacaagtcgccacaacaaatcgccttgtgtgacacggttaatttcgtgaaaatcattgtcgctgcggcagaattttgtcgctgcgatcagtcgcacgaattcaaaccagtctgaattcgtgcgacttatcgcagcgacaaaattagcgaaagcagcgttgtcgcatcgtgtgtacacttccggcaacaagtcgctgcgacaaaatataaatgaaccaatgagagagcgtcgtatggtcagccatattgaattagaaaactagttcacattccccctcatacgagatcactgcgtgtgcaccgaacaggcgtcgtgt contains these protein-coding regions:
- the LOC137993990 gene encoding uncharacterized protein, translated to MNFVLVDLLLATMLPQFLFGRKRPCFFDSSIFANMRGKNLTQRAETPRHLLTGNHLRFITLLMICCCTLANAMVSNESPERPQPREDIGNTESYDDVGEASENLMPSEQRERRSASNYRVLQERLRALEERHNKSKTLMEKKFQEMETRFIKRLDALLNAPRSSDSSLLSYLLVRDGRYNGVGRIGPPGPPGKAGPQGLKGDNGSTGPPGKSGVTYVRWGRTTCPSGADFVYKGIIGGEYFSHSGGGGNYLCLPNNPKYDKYKDGTQNSGYVYGTEYEVNQYNGDPFKKSLHNNDAVCAVCFGKSRSSKLMIPARNVCPSGWTEEYHGYLMTEYYNHKGPKDFICVDGDPESVVGSSANKDGALLYPVQGQCGSLPCSPYVAGRELTCAVCTK